From a region of the Anomalospiza imberbis isolate Cuckoo-Finch-1a 21T00152 chromosome 3, ASM3175350v1, whole genome shotgun sequence genome:
- the KIF25 gene encoding kinesin-like protein KIF25 isoform X6 produces the protein MEEYPQHLLLYLTACFRDLGNSKLIQIKAFDLEQSLQEVTERYEKEKQKRKALHNSLIELRGNIRVHCRIRPLLPFDDAAGHSQDRQRNFSEKVAYAADDETVLVKCSRPGHASVNKTFQFERVYNDLESQDAVFADVAPLLTSLLDGYNVCIMAYGQTGSGKTYTMLGPQLEENLAFAIEEESELGIIPRATQEVFRLISEKPPGSYWVEVSVVEVYNNEIFDLLAKDSCGKVLGVKRDVVTTREGKSDVPLLTHETVENASEFLHLVNKGLQLRVTHPTLVHAHSSRSHLVVTLTITTVVFGDNFGTLWEDEQISQRLNKEASFTFTQKMRDSKSTSSSRASSPVLLEATEKMKQVKTKLQLVDLAGSECVGMSGVTGAALRETSFINRSLSALADVLGAIAEQRAHVPYRNSKLTHLLQDSVGGDAKLMVMLCISPGQKYLTESMQSLGFGTRARQVQRGQVKKKNFPVPSKGK, from the exons ATGGAAGAGTACCCTCAGCATCTATTGCTTTACCTTACTGCTTGTTTCAGAGACTTAGGGAACTCAAAGT TGATTCAGATAAAAGCTTTTGATCTTGAGCAGTCTCTACAAGAGGTGACAGAGAgatatgagaaagaaaagcagaagaggaAGGCTCTACATAACAGCTTAATT GAACTGAGAGGAAATATCAGAGTCCACTGCAGGATTCGACCATTGCTACCTTTTGATGATGCTGCTGGACATTCACAAGACAG GCAAAGAAACTTTTCAGAAAAAGTGGCATATGCAGCTGATGAT GAAACTGTCCTTGTCAAGTGTAGCCGTCCTGGTCATGCCTCAGTAAACAAGACTTTTCAGTTTGAGAG AGTTTACAATGATTTGGAGTCTCAAGATGCAGTATTTGCAGATGTAGCCCCTTTGCTAACATCTCTCCTTGACGG GTACAATGTGTGTATCATGGCTTATGGGCAAACTGGAAGTGGGAAGACATACACAATGTTGGGACCACAGTTAGAGGAGAACTTAGCATTCGCCATAGAAGAGGAATCAGAACTTGGAATTATTCCTCGAGCTACCCAAGAAGTGTTCAG GCTTATTTCAGAAAAGCCACCAGGAAGTTACTGGGTTGAGGTTTCTGTTGTAGAAGTGTATAATAATGAAATTTTTGATCTTCTGGCCAAAGACAGTTGTGGAAAAGTGCTTGGTGTCAAGCGTGATGTTGTCACAACCAGAGAAGGGAAGAGTGATGTACCATTGCTGACGCACGA GACTGTTGAAAATGCATCTGAATTTTTGCATCTTGTCAACAAAGGCCTACAGTTGAGAGTCACGCACCCAACACTGGTGCATGCTCATTCCTCTCGTTCTCATCTGGTAGTGACATTGACCATAACCACAGTTGTCTTTGGAGATAACTTTG GTACTTTATGGGAAGATGAACAAATCAGTCAGAGACTAAATAAAGAGGCTTCCTTCACCTTTACACAAAAAATGAGAGACAGTAAATCCACATCTTCTTCCAGAGCCTCTTCACCAGTGCTGCTTGAAGCAACTGAGAAAATGAAGCAAGTCAAAACGAAACTGCAGCTGGTGGACCTGGCTGGGAGTGAGTGTGTCG GTATGTCTGGAGTGACAGGGGCAGCACTGAGAGAGACCTCCTTCATCAACCGCAGCCTGTCTGCCCTGGCTGATGTTCTGGGAGCAATAGCAGAGCAGCGAGCTCACGTCCCATATCGGAACAGCAAACTTACACATCTGCTTCAGGACTCTGTAG GAGGTGATGCTAAACTGATGGTGATGCTGTGCATCTCTCCTGGCCAAAAATACTTAACAGAATCAATGCAGTCTCTGGGATTTGGAACTCGTGCTCGGCAAGTTCAGAGAGGACAAgtcaagaagaaaaatttccCAGTGCCgagtaaaggaaaataa
- the KIF25 gene encoding kinesin-like protein KIF25 isoform X5 produces MKRLKQDLKSLHSFALELSKDFQRQSKTCLYQVLAAVQGIQLQNEAMQMIQIKAFDLEQSLQEVTERYEKEKQKRKALHNSLIELRGNIRVHCRIRPLLPFDDAAGHSQDRQRNFSEKVAYAADDETVLVKCSRPGHASVNKTFQFERVYNDLESQDAVFADVAPLLTSLLDGYNVCIMAYGQTGSGKTYTMLGPQLEENLAFAIEEESELGIIPRATQEVFRLISEKPPGSYWVEVSVVEVYNNEIFDLLAKDSCGKVLGVKRDVVTTREGKSDVPLLTHETVENASEFLHLVNKGLQLRVTHPTLVHAHSSRSHLVVTLTITTVVFGDNFGTLWEDEQISQRLNKEASFTFTQKMRDSKSTSSSRASSPVLLEATEKMKQVKTKLQLVDLAGSECVGMSGVTGAALRETSFINRSLSALADVLGAIAEQRAHVPYRNSKLTHLLQDSVGGDAKLMVMLCISPGQKYLTESMQSLGFGTRARQVQRGQVKKKNFPVPSKGK; encoded by the exons TGATTCAGATAAAAGCTTTTGATCTTGAGCAGTCTCTACAAGAGGTGACAGAGAgatatgagaaagaaaagcagaagaggaAGGCTCTACATAACAGCTTAATT GAACTGAGAGGAAATATCAGAGTCCACTGCAGGATTCGACCATTGCTACCTTTTGATGATGCTGCTGGACATTCACAAGACAG GCAAAGAAACTTTTCAGAAAAAGTGGCATATGCAGCTGATGAT GAAACTGTCCTTGTCAAGTGTAGCCGTCCTGGTCATGCCTCAGTAAACAAGACTTTTCAGTTTGAGAG AGTTTACAATGATTTGGAGTCTCAAGATGCAGTATTTGCAGATGTAGCCCCTTTGCTAACATCTCTCCTTGACGG GTACAATGTGTGTATCATGGCTTATGGGCAAACTGGAAGTGGGAAGACATACACAATGTTGGGACCACAGTTAGAGGAGAACTTAGCATTCGCCATAGAAGAGGAATCAGAACTTGGAATTATTCCTCGAGCTACCCAAGAAGTGTTCAG GCTTATTTCAGAAAAGCCACCAGGAAGTTACTGGGTTGAGGTTTCTGTTGTAGAAGTGTATAATAATGAAATTTTTGATCTTCTGGCCAAAGACAGTTGTGGAAAAGTGCTTGGTGTCAAGCGTGATGTTGTCACAACCAGAGAAGGGAAGAGTGATGTACCATTGCTGACGCACGA GACTGTTGAAAATGCATCTGAATTTTTGCATCTTGTCAACAAAGGCCTACAGTTGAGAGTCACGCACCCAACACTGGTGCATGCTCATTCCTCTCGTTCTCATCTGGTAGTGACATTGACCATAACCACAGTTGTCTTTGGAGATAACTTTG GTACTTTATGGGAAGATGAACAAATCAGTCAGAGACTAAATAAAGAGGCTTCCTTCACCTTTACACAAAAAATGAGAGACAGTAAATCCACATCTTCTTCCAGAGCCTCTTCACCAGTGCTGCTTGAAGCAACTGAGAAAATGAAGCAAGTCAAAACGAAACTGCAGCTGGTGGACCTGGCTGGGAGTGAGTGTGTCG GTATGTCTGGAGTGACAGGGGCAGCACTGAGAGAGACCTCCTTCATCAACCGCAGCCTGTCTGCCCTGGCTGATGTTCTGGGAGCAATAGCAGAGCAGCGAGCTCACGTCCCATATCGGAACAGCAAACTTACACATCTGCTTCAGGACTCTGTAG GAGGTGATGCTAAACTGATGGTGATGCTGTGCATCTCTCCTGGCCAAAAATACTTAACAGAATCAATGCAGTCTCTGGGATTTGGAACTCGTGCTCGGCAAGTTCAGAGAGGACAAgtcaagaagaaaaatttccCAGTGCCgagtaaaggaaaataa